A region of Fibrobacter succinogenes subsp. succinogenes S85 DNA encodes the following proteins:
- a CDS encoding HD domain-containing phosphohydrolase — MFVIYYLIAMCLFSGVNACLLSYFYRRPLNTYFTAFFFSIVLADFGYLFLALSTTIEGAIVANKVCYLGACFLPLFLFLLICRLCSFDLSRWVKLLMFLYSAFVFALSCTVGFSDVFYESVRYVVLNGFGSYLPTYGPGHVLWDFLLYFYMVANVVVIIVAAKKKRNVSYKTLIAIAGLAFVSIGAFILARNMENDTLLMPFVYLIDELVLLYICALVKMHDVMNSVLESLEAENTAAYLAFSPKGLYLGCNDIASRYFPELLDCRVDHALPSDIEIEGIFKEGMEQLKGASGDKVYRFTYKDRYFKAVMRNVHQNKKLQIFLFRIEDETNIQRYIERLDANNTELAALIKNNKDQIRLFQNQMLVGMAEMVNNKDGFTGAHLKRTKEVVSILVAKMQKDPDLNYSKEFYDDMIAAAPMHDIGKIAIDDHVLCKPGKFTPEEFDEMKTHAEKGAIIIKNLLSNFQSELFVEIAKNMAGGHHERWDGSGYPYGLKGEAIPLEARVMAVADVYDALVSKRCYKEAFSFDDAYDIIDKSMGKHFDPSLKKYFDQSRAELEEYYRKECEAERAEAEKSSAESPAN; from the coding sequence ATGTTTGTTATCTATTACTTGATTGCCATGTGCCTTTTTTCGGGGGTGAATGCCTGCCTGCTTTCGTATTTTTACCGCAGGCCGCTAAACACCTACTTTACGGCATTTTTCTTCTCGATTGTCCTTGCGGACTTTGGCTACTTGTTCCTCGCTCTTTCGACAACGATTGAGGGAGCGATTGTTGCAAACAAGGTGTGCTACCTTGGTGCATGCTTCTTGCCTTTGTTCCTGTTCCTCTTGATTTGCCGCCTATGCTCTTTTGATTTGTCCAGGTGGGTAAAACTTTTGATGTTCCTGTACAGTGCTTTTGTTTTTGCTCTCTCCTGTACGGTTGGCTTTAGCGATGTGTTCTACGAATCTGTGCGATATGTTGTCTTGAATGGCTTTGGCAGTTACTTGCCGACGTATGGCCCTGGGCATGTCTTGTGGGATTTCTTGCTGTACTTTTACATGGTCGCCAATGTTGTCGTGATTATTGTTGCGGCGAAGAAAAAACGCAATGTCAGTTACAAGACTTTAATTGCGATTGCGGGGCTTGCATTTGTTTCTATCGGTGCATTTATCCTGGCTCGTAACATGGAAAACGATACCTTGCTCATGCCGTTTGTGTACTTGATTGATGAACTTGTCTTGCTCTACATTTGTGCGTTGGTCAAGATGCACGATGTGATGAACAGCGTGCTTGAATCACTTGAAGCTGAAAATACGGCTGCGTATTTGGCTTTCTCCCCGAAAGGTCTGTATTTGGGCTGCAATGATATCGCAAGCCGTTACTTCCCAGAACTTCTGGATTGTCGTGTGGATCATGCCTTGCCGTCGGATATTGAAATTGAAGGAATCTTTAAAGAAGGCATGGAACAGCTGAAGGGCGCTAGCGGTGATAAGGTCTATCGCTTTACGTACAAGGATCGCTATTTCAAGGCGGTGATGAGGAATGTGCATCAGAACAAGAAGTTGCAAATATTCCTGTTCCGCATTGAAGATGAAACGAATATCCAGCGCTATATTGAACGATTGGACGCCAATAACACGGAACTTGCGGCTCTCATCAAAAATAACAAGGACCAGATCCGCTTGTTCCAAAACCAGATGCTTGTAGGCATGGCCGAAATGGTCAACAACAAGGATGGCTTTACGGGAGCGCACCTCAAGCGTACCAAAGAAGTGGTGAGCATTCTTGTGGCAAAGATGCAGAAAGATCCGGATCTCAATTACTCAAAAGAATTTTATGATGACATGATTGCGGCTGCTCCTATGCACGATATTGGAAAGATTGCCATTGACGATCATGTGCTCTGCAAGCCGGGCAAGTTTACGCCTGAAGAATTTGACGAGATGAAAACTCATGCCGAAAAGGGTGCTATCATTATCAAGAACCTGCTTTCAAATTTCCAGAGCGAACTGTTTGTGGAAATCGCAAAGAACATGGCTGGTGGCCACCACGAACGTTGGGACGGCAGTGGCTACCCGTATGGGCTGAAGGGTGAGGCAATCCCACTGGAAGCCCGTGTGATGGCTGTAGCAGATGTGTATGACGCTCTCGTGAGTAAGAGGTGCTACAAGGAAGCGTTCTCCTTTGATGATGCTTACGATATCATCGACAAGTCAATGGGTAAGCACTTTGATCCGAGCCTCAAGAAGTACTTTGACCAGAGCCGTGCGGAACTGGAAGAATACTACCGAAAGGAATGCGAGGCGGAAAGAGCTGAAGCCGAGAAATCTTCTGCGGAAAGCCCCGCAAATTAG
- a CDS encoding HD-GYP domain-containing protein: MLIMPFIYVLDQILLLYICNNVKWYDITECVIESIETESSCAYLSFSIDGAYLGANRIAMNFFPELVKMRVDAHLKGETELQQHIMSWIEKYRKSKILTDYCQMTEFNYSGRHYKCEVKVLRQVHGKNVFLFRIEDNTQEQQYIDALGRSNSMLQKNMVQTENEKLSVQEKWIVGMAQMAESRAGNMDGHIKRTSEVVKILVSMMRKKGFDNLSDKFLDVLIAAAPMYDLGKVAIDDAVLRKPGRFNVDDREIMKTHAEKGANIIEKLLSDVKDSYFVSVAKNMALYHHERWDGKGYPEQRSGEDIPMEARIMALADVYDALVSKRCYKERMSFREARDVILASMGKQFDPHLKDSFLECQDQLMDYYCSVDH; the protein is encoded by the coding sequence ATGCTCATCATGCCGTTTATCTACGTCCTTGACCAAATCCTCCTGTTGTACATTTGTAATAACGTCAAGTGGTACGATATTACGGAATGCGTGATTGAATCCATTGAAACGGAAAGCTCCTGTGCGTACTTGTCGTTCTCGATTGATGGGGCATACCTGGGGGCAAACCGCATTGCCATGAATTTCTTCCCGGAGCTCGTCAAGATGAGAGTGGACGCTCACTTGAAAGGCGAAACGGAATTGCAGCAGCACATCATGTCGTGGATTGAAAAGTACAGGAAGTCCAAGATTTTGACGGACTACTGCCAGATGACCGAATTCAATTATTCGGGCCGCCACTACAAGTGCGAAGTCAAGGTACTGCGTCAGGTGCATGGTAAAAACGTATTCCTTTTCAGGATTGAAGACAACACGCAGGAACAGCAGTATATCGATGCTCTTGGCCGTAGCAATTCCATGTTGCAAAAGAACATGGTGCAGACTGAAAATGAGAAGCTCTCGGTGCAGGAAAAGTGGATTGTCGGCATGGCGCAGATGGCGGAAAGCCGAGCGGGGAATATGGACGGACACATCAAGCGAACGAGCGAAGTCGTGAAGATTCTTGTTTCGATGATGCGCAAAAAAGGATTTGATAACCTGTCGGACAAGTTCCTCGATGTGCTGATTGCGGCCGCTCCGATGTACGATCTGGGCAAGGTGGCGATTGATGATGCCGTGTTGCGCAAGCCGGGACGATTTAATGTTGATGATCGCGAAATCATGAAGACTCATGCAGAGAAGGGTGCGAACATTATTGAAAAGCTTCTCTCTGATGTGAAAGACAGTTATTTTGTCAGTGTTGCAAAGAATATGGCGCTTTACCATCACGAACGTTGGGATGGCAAGGGTTACCCGGAACAGCGCTCGGGTGAAGATATTCCGATGGAAGCTAGAATCATGGCTCTGGCCGATGTGTACGATGCCTTGGTGAGCAAGCGTTGTTACAAGGAACGCATGTCGTTCAGGGAAGCTCGTGATGTGATTCTTGCTTCTATGGGCAAGCAGTTTGACCCGCACTTGAAGGATAGTTTCCTGGAATGTCAGGACCAGCTGATGGACTATTACTGTTCTGTGGATCATTGA